One segment of Echeneis naucrates chromosome 15, fEcheNa1.1, whole genome shotgun sequence DNA contains the following:
- the LOC115055798 gene encoding serine/threonine/tyrosine-interacting-like protein 1 yields the protein MECDREGGKAKEQDSKGQMIQQHGKVNNSCRVASREPVNTFQTVRSISDREVNSTDSDHSSIIPIQSKVCEPEEVLIPALPEAVCVERGYITPQQAYNLLNAEEGQPALHDPYYMLILDCRNAERYKDSHVVTARAAVTVIHPELGCLISCIELQKYSIILLYAEEGSSPVGSVKARTDSPDLHHCFFQLSGLGMDPVILLGGFSAFKVIYPFLCTPLMVLLEPERHTLTIYPSEILEGALYQGSASQASNYRIIKNLHITHVVNATANYPDAFPNTLCYLRLRLSDDAQQDLVEALPLASRFINTALKAEPAGRVLVHCSMGRSRSSALTLAFLMEHQRWSLLHSLRWLKERRACTAPNVNFLRQLLTYEEQLFGRRLTCLDDIRR from the exons ATGGagtgtgacagagagggagggaaggcgAAGGAACAAGACAGCAAGGGACAGATGATCCAGCAACACGGAAA AGTTAATAACAGTTGTAGAGTAGCCTCCAGAGAGCCTGTCAACACCTTCCAGACAGTGAGAAGTATTTCTGACAGAGAAGTTAACAGTACGGACAGTGACCATTCCTCCATCATACCTATCCAGAGTAAAG TGTGTGAGCCGGAGGAGGTCCTAATTCCTGCTCTTCCAGAAGCAGTTTGTGTAGAGCGAGGCTATATCACCCCACAGCAAGCGTACAACCTGCTGAATGCCGAGGAAGGACAGCCCGCATTACATGATCCATACTACATGCTCATCCTGGACTGTCGCAACGCAGAGAG GTACAAGGACAGCCACGTAGTGACAGCTCGAGCTGCTGTGACGGTGATCCACCCTGAGCTGGGCTGTCTCATCAGCTGCATAGAGCTGCAGAAGTATTCAATAATACTGCTATATGCAGAGGAAGGATCCAGTCCAG tagGCAGTGTGAAGGCCAGAACAGACTCCCCAGACCTCCACCACTGCTTCTTCCAGCTCAGTGGTCTGGGAATGGACCCAGTCATCCTGTTGGGTGGATTCTCAGCCTTTAAAGTCATTTACCCTTTCCTGTGCACACCACTCATGGTTCTGCTTGAACCTGAACGGCACACCCTCACCATCTACCCCTCAGAGATCCTGGAAGGAGCTCTGTACCAGGGCTCTGCCTCCCAGGCCTCTAACTACCGTATCATCAAAAACCTACACATCACACATGTGGTCAACGCCACTGCCAACTACCCTGACGCATTCCCCAACACACTGTGCTACTTGCGGCTGCGTCTGAGTGATGACGCCCAGCAGGATTTGGTGGAGGCACTGCCACTGGCATCCAGGTTTATCAATACAGCACTGAAGGCCGAGCCAGCTGGCCGGGTTCTGGTCCACTGCAGTATGGGCAGGAGTCGGAGCTCAGCACTAACACTGGCCTTCCTCATGGAGCACCAGCGCTGGTCACTGCTTCATTCACTGCGCTGgctgaaggagaggagggcaTGCACAGCACCCAATGTGAACTTCTTGCGTCAGCTGCTGACCTATGAAGAGCAACTGTTTGGGAGAAGACTTACCTGCTTAGACGACATCCGGCGATGA